From one Humulus lupulus chromosome 8, drHumLupu1.1, whole genome shotgun sequence genomic stretch:
- the LOC133798419 gene encoding uncharacterized protein LOC133798419 gives MEEKEKKKKKNSSSNKKQKHQHPNDQTTKYSSDFSFKPYSDVKGVRFGGQFIVKSFTIRRARPLELLQLLSCPPNSTTSSNKSSKVPFPSTVGFLPTNFTILAHHAWHTLTLGLGTKKSKVLLFVFESETMKATVDRLWPPEIPLGEVNKRLIRGLTGSEMARFKFRKGCITFYVYAVRRAGSPGFSCADDLRTILQSVVALKDFLDHTAMLALPNQRSISYATPPVAMAH, from the coding sequence atggaagaaaaagagaagaagaagaagaagaacagcAGTAGTAATAAGAAGCAAAAACACCAACACCCAAATGATCAAACGACAAAATATAGCTCAGATTTCTCATTCAAGCCCTACTCCGACGTAAAGGGTGTCCGATTCGGTGGCCAGTTCATCGTTAAATCTTTCACAATCCGGCGAGCGAGGCCTCTTGAGCTTCTCCAGCTACTTTCTTGCCCTCCAAATAGTACTACCAGTAGCAATAAGAGTAGCAAGGTTCCTTTCCCTTCGACGGTGGGCTTTTTACCGACCAACTTCACGATCTTGGCCCATCACGCTTGGCACACCCTCACTTTGGGCCTGGGCACCAAGAAGTCCAAGGTCCTTCTCTTCGTTTTCGAGTCGGAGACGATGAAGGCCACCGTGGACCGACTATGGCCACCGGAGATACCCCTCGGGGAAGTTAACAAGAGACTCATTAGGGGTTTGACCGGAAGCGAGATGGCCCGGTTCAAGTTCAGAAAAGGTTGTATTACTTTTTATGTTTACGCCGTTCGCAGAGCCGGTAGCCCGGGCTTCTCTTGCGCTGATGACCTCCGTACGATCTTACAATCTGTGGTTGCTTTGAAAGATTTCTTGGATCATACGGCTATGCTTGCTTTGCCTAATCAGAGAAGTATTAGCTATGCTACTCCTCCGGTGGCCATGGCTCATTAg